A genome region from Pseudomonas pergaminensis includes the following:
- a CDS encoding SMP-30/gluconolactonase/LRE family protein, with product MSTRPKKLRHLLFLLFLAVIAFLLLMPTKVQPVNWAPPKAPSMKDGPYAENQRLKGVQKIGAQDIAGPEALLLDAQGYLISGLHDGRIIRTSPDSRSLEVLANTGGRPLGMALHPDGRLIIADGVKGLLALETDRQLTTLSTSANGVALGFTDDVTVDASGRYAYFSDASSRWGYGQDGEAVIEHGGDGRLLRYDFSNGTTEVLLDQLQFANGVALGPDEHYVLVNETGAYRISRYWLKGEHAGTHDLFIDNLPGLPDNLSFNGQDRFWVALYSPRNPLLDSFAGYPLLRKVMVRALMVVPKPIERKAFVLGLDTEGKVIANLQDGSAGNYSPITTAREYGDWLYLGSLKSTSMARLPLALALAGE from the coding sequence ATGAGTACCCGTCCAAAAAAATTGCGTCATCTGTTGTTCTTGCTGTTTCTGGCGGTGATCGCCTTTTTGCTGTTGATGCCCACCAAAGTCCAGCCGGTGAACTGGGCGCCGCCCAAGGCCCCCTCGATGAAGGACGGCCCCTATGCCGAGAACCAGCGCCTCAAAGGCGTGCAGAAAATCGGCGCCCAGGACATCGCCGGGCCCGAGGCCCTGCTGTTGGATGCCCAGGGCTACCTGATCAGTGGCCTGCATGACGGACGCATCATCCGCACCTCGCCCGACAGCCGCAGCCTGGAAGTGCTGGCCAACACCGGTGGGCGTCCGTTGGGCATGGCGCTGCACCCGGACGGGCGCTTGATCATTGCCGATGGGGTCAAGGGTTTGCTGGCGCTGGAGACCGATCGCCAACTGACCACCCTGAGCACCAGCGCCAATGGCGTCGCCCTGGGTTTCACCGATGACGTGACCGTGGACGCCAGCGGGCGTTATGCCTATTTCAGCGACGCCTCGAGCCGCTGGGGTTACGGCCAGGACGGTGAGGCGGTGATTGAGCACGGCGGCGACGGTCGGCTGTTGCGCTATGACTTCAGCAACGGCACCACCGAGGTTTTGCTGGACCAACTGCAATTCGCCAACGGCGTCGCCTTGGGCCCGGATGAACACTACGTGCTGGTGAATGAGACCGGTGCCTATCGCATCAGCCGTTACTGGCTCAAAGGTGAGCACGCCGGCACCCATGATCTGTTTATCGATAACCTGCCGGGCCTGCCGGACAACCTCAGCTTCAACGGGCAGGACCGCTTCTGGGTGGCGCTCTACTCGCCGCGCAATCCGCTGCTGGACAGCTTTGCCGGCTACCCTCTGCTGCGCAAGGTGATGGTGCGCGCGCTGATGGTGGTGCCCAAGCCCATCGAGCGCAAAGCCTTTGTGCTGGGGCTGGATACCGAGGGCAAGGTCATCGCCAACCTGCAGGATGGCAGTGCCGGCAACTACTCACCCATCACCACCGCGCGCGAGTATGGCGACTGGTTGTACCTGGGTTCATTGAAGAGCACGAGCATGGCGCGATTGCCGTTGGCGCTGGCATTGGCGGGAGAATAG